In Actinomycetes bacterium, the genomic window GACCCACGACGGCGCGGTCGAGCCGGACTTCGACGACGAGATCCTGGCCGCCTCCTGCGTCACCCGAGGAGACTCATGACCGACGGCGTGACGCTGCTGACCTTCTTCGTGCTCTCGGTGTTCGTCGGCTTCGAGGTCGTCTCCAAGGTGTCGTCGGTCCTGCACACGCCGCTGATGTCCGGCGCCAACGCGATCCACGGCGTGATCCTGGTCGGCGCCGTCATCGTGACCGGTCATGCCGACGGAGCCATCTCGGTGACGATCGGCCTGGTCGCCGTGGTGCTCGCCACCGTCAACATGGTCGGCGGCTTCGTCGTCACGG contains:
- a CDS encoding NAD(P) transhydrogenase subunit alpha, which codes for MTDGVTLLTFFVLSVFVGFEVVSKVSSVLHTPLMSGANAIHGVILVGAVIVTGHADGAISVTIGLVAVVLATVNMVGGFVVTDRMLEMFGRGRHDARRKDDA